One part of the Denticeps clupeoides chromosome 16, fDenClu1.1, whole genome shotgun sequence genome encodes these proteins:
- the fbxo3 gene encoding F-box only protein 3 gives MAAATVLSLDSLPSDPLLLILSFLDFRDLINCSLASRQLSDLSAHNPLWKRFCQKYWLLTESDKVQKGQGWRDIFKEYYADLGRYIDHYSTLKKAWDDLKAYLEQKCPRMIASLKEGAKEEELDAIEAQIGCKLPNDYRCSYRIHNGQKLVVPGLMGSMALSNHYRSEDLLDIETAAGGFQKRKGMRQCLPLTFCFHTGLSQYLALKSVEGRARSEIFYNCPDQLAQNPSAIDMFITGSSFTEWFTSYVHNVVSGEYPIIRDQIFRYVHDKQCVATTGDITVSVSTSFLPELSSVNPAHFFFTYRIRIEMAKDALPENACQLDTRYWKITNTNGNVEEVRGPGVVGEFPVMTPGKVHEYASCTTFSSTSEYMEGHYTFHRLNNKEEVFDVTIPRFHMVCPQFRESSVRMSSANSASIGTFNEDGSSDTDDYDEGELRGLNMAGASGRCTRHI, from the exons ATGGCGGCGGCCACGGTGCTGAGCTTGGACAGCCTTCCATCCGACCCGTTGTTGTTAATTTTATCATTTCTTGATTTTAGGGACTTGATCAA TTGCAGCTTGGCGAGCCGTCAGCTGAGCGATCTGTCAGCGCACAACCCTTTGTGGAAGCGGTTCTGCCAGAAGTACTGGCTGTTAACAGA GTCAGATAAAGTCCAGAAGGGCCAGGGTTGGAgggacatttttaaagaatACTACGCTGACCTTGGTAGGTATATTGACCACTACAGCACACTGAAGAAAGCCTGGGACGACCTTAAAGCATACCTGGAGCAGAAATGTCCCAGAATGATTGCATCTCTCAAAG AGGGAGCTAAAGAGGAGGAACTGGACGCCATTGAGGCCCAGATTGGCTGCAAACTGCCCAATGATTACCGCTGCTCTTACCGGATACACAATGGGCAGAAGCTGGTGGTGCCAGG GTTGATGGGCAGCATGGCCTTGTCCAATCACTACCGCTCCGAGGACCTGCTGGACATCGAGACTGCAGCCGGAGGCTTCCAGAAGCGCAAGGGCATGAGGCAGTGCCTCCCGCTCACGTTCTGCTTCCACACTGGCCTCAGCCAGTACCTGGCGCTGAAGAGCGTGGAGGGCCGCGCCCGCAGCGAGATCTTCTACAACTGCCCG gaccAGCTAGCCCAAAACCCATCAGCAATTGACATGTTCATTACAG GGTCCAGTTTTACAGAGTGGTTCACCTCGTATGTCCACAACGTAGTGAGTGGCGAGTATCCCATCATTCGGGACCAGATTTTCAG GTATGTCCACGATAAGCAGTGTGTGGCCACCACAGGGGACATCACTGTTTCGGTCTCTACCTCATTCCTGCCGGAACTCAGCTCAGTGAACCCCGCGCACTTCTTCTTCACGTACCGCATCAG GATCGAAATGGCCAAGGACGCCTTACCAGAGAATGCCTGCCAGCTAGACACCCGCTACTGGAAGATCACCAACACCAACGGCAATGTGGAGGAAGTACGAGGCCCTGGTGTTGTTG gcGAGTTCCCGGTGATGACCCCAGGGAAAGTCCATGAGTACGCCAGCTGcaccaccttctcctccacTTCGGAGTACATGGAGGGCCACTACACCTTCCACCGACTCAACAACAAGGAGGAGGTTTTTGACGTCACCATTCCCCGTTTCCACATGGTCTGTCCTCAGTTCCGAGAGTCGTCTGTGCGGATG AGCTCGGCAAACAGCGCCTCCATCGGCACCTTCAACGAGGACGGCTCCTCAGACACCGACGACTACGACGAGGGAGAGCTCCGGGGCCTGAACATGGCCGGCGCCTCGGGACGCTGCACCCGCCACATCTGA
- the cd59a gene encoding CD59 glycoprotein: MKTSAGISVVFCLALFGLGSAIKCYRCKDYTGTCTKTQDCNWEDSCLSLKERGGFIYRQCIKYSDCDYNRLSQMYPSVSAFTYKCCNSDLCNGATAAMAAKPLLGLLASLAVFWWCVL; the protein is encoded by the exons ATGAAAACATCAGCAGGCATAAGTGTAGTATTCTGCCTCGCTCTGTTTGGACTGG GCTCAGCCATCAAATGCTACAGATGTAAGGACTACACTGGGACCTGCACCAAAACACAAGACTGCAACTGGGAGGACTCCTGCCTCTCGCTGAAGGAGAGAG GTGGCTTCATATACCGGCAATGCATCAAATACTCTGACTGCGACTACAACCGCCTGTCACAGATGTACCCCTCCGTCTCCGCCTTCACCTACAAGTGCTGCAACAGCGACCTGTGCAACGGAGCTACGGCCGCCATGGCAGCCAAGCCCTTGCTTGGCCTGCTGGCCTCGCTGGCTGTGTTCTGGTGGTGCGTCCTCTAA